One genomic window of Deinococcus budaensis includes the following:
- a CDS encoding AAA family ATPase → MKILGVVNQKGGVGKTTTAINLGAYLAAGGRRVLLLDMDPQGNATSGLGLRGAAQGLYEALGEPGRVAEFIQASSQEGLDVLPATPDLAGAGVELADDPDALARLLASVRGYDLVLIDAPPSLGPLTVNVLAAADALLIPLQAEYYALEGLAGLMETVERVRGGLNPRLKVLGVAITMFDGRTNLAQEVETMVRQHFGELVFWSVVPRNVRLSEAPSFAKPIGAFAPLSSGAAAYKRLSEEVMQRVEKIE, encoded by the coding sequence GTGAAAATCCTCGGAGTCGTGAACCAGAAGGGTGGGGTGGGGAAGACGACCACCGCCATCAACCTGGGCGCTTACCTGGCGGCCGGGGGGCGCCGGGTGCTGCTGCTGGACATGGATCCCCAGGGCAACGCCACCAGCGGCCTGGGCCTGCGCGGCGCGGCGCAGGGCCTTTACGAGGCGCTGGGCGAGCCGGGGCGGGTGGCCGAGTTCATCCAGGCCAGCAGCCAGGAGGGGCTGGACGTGCTGCCCGCCACCCCCGACCTCGCCGGGGCGGGCGTGGAACTGGCCGACGACCCCGACGCGCTCGCGCGGCTGCTGGCCAGCGTGCGCGGGTACGATCTGGTTTTGATCGACGCGCCGCCCAGCCTGGGGCCGCTGACCGTGAACGTGCTGGCGGCGGCTGACGCACTGCTGATTCCCCTTCAGGCCGAGTACTACGCGCTGGAGGGGCTGGCGGGCCTGATGGAGACGGTCGAGCGGGTGCGCGGCGGGCTGAATCCGCGATTGAAAGTGCTGGGGGTGGCGATCACCATGTTCGACGGCCGCACCAACCTGGCCCAGGAGGTCGAGACGATGGTGCGCCAGCATTTCGGGGAACTGGTGTTCTGGTCGGTCGTGCCGCGCAACGTGCGGCTCTCGGAGGCGCCCAGCTTTGCCAAGCCCATCGGCGCCTTCGCGCCGCTGTCGAGCGGGGCCGCCGCCTACAAGCGCCTCAGCGAGGAGGTGATGCAGCGTGTCGAAAAAATCGAGTAG